The genome window AGCCATAATAATAATTATTATATATTTTCTTAACGTCAACTTTAAATTATGTAATCCTCTTTATATTTAAGCTTTGTTAAAATATCACTTGCTCGATTGTGCAAATCTTTGAAGTTATTGGAAATTTGTTCAGCAGAAATCGGCTTACTAAATAAATAGCCCTGAATATAATCGCAATCACCGTCAATAAGGAAAGCAAGTTGCTCTACTTCTTCAATTCCCTCGGCAACGACCTTCAATCGCAAATGCTTTGCCATTGATAAAATCATAGAAACTAGTGCTTCATCATTCGGATTATGCTGAATATTTCGAACAAACGTCCGGTCAATTTTCAAACAATCAATAGGAAAATCTTTTAAATATGAAAGCGACGAATACCCTGTTCCAAAGTCATCGACAGCAATTTGGATACCAAGTGCCTTTAGTTCATGCAGTAGCTGTGTCATTTGATCGATATTCATTGTCATACTTTCCGTGATTTCTAATTGTAAATATTTTGGTTCTAAATTTGTTCGTTGTAAAATCTCTTGCACCATTTGCACTAAATCTTGCTGGAATAATTGCCCGAGAGATAAATTAACGGCAACCTTCATTGGTGGTAAACCTTGCTCTTCCCATGTCTTTGCTTGAGAGCATGCCGTCTCTAAAATCCATTTCCCTAATGGAATAATAAGGCCAGATTCTTCTGCAATTGGGATGAACAACTCCGGTGAAACAAATCCACGCGTTGGATGACGCCATCGCACTAGCGCTTCTACTGATTCAATTTTGCCAGTTTTTAAATTCACCTGAGGCTGGAAGTCCAAATAAAATTCTTCATTAGCTAGTGCCTTATGGAGCTCTTGCTCAATTAATATACGATCAGCAATGCCATTTGACATATATGGCTTATAAAAAAGAAATCTTTGAGGTATTTGACTCGCTTCCCGCATCGCTAACTGAGCATGCATTAAAAACTCTTCATCTGAGCAATCTTCTTCATGCAAAGCAATTCCAATATTAAGATTACCATTGAGTGAAAATAGTTGTACTTGCAATGGTTTTTGCATAGCACTTTTTAAGTTCAAGCAAAATTGTAATAGCTCTTCACATGTCTTCACATGATTAACATAAATAATGAACTGACCCTCACGAAGCTTTGTAGCAAAATAATGAGGAGGTAATATGGCTTGTATTCTCTCGGCCACTAGCTTCATCATTTTATTAGAATAGCTAATACCTATAGATGAGCGGATGGCTGCAAGACGATCAATCTCAATTGCAATGATTGCTTTTTGATGATTATTGGCATTTAAATCCTCTTTTAAGGTTTTTAATAATAGATGTTCATTTGGGAGCTGCGTAATATCATCATGATAAGCTTGAAAGAGAAGCTCCTGCTGCGATTGCTCAAGGTCTTGCTTTATTTTTAATAGTTGCTGATACGGTTTTTCGACCGTTGTATAATAGATTGCTTTTAGGAAAAAGTAGAATGCAAAAAATTGATAAATAAGTGCTGAAAAGCCCCAAATAGATTCCCAATCTTTAATGATAATAAAGAAAATATCACTAATGATTAAATAAATGGCAGCGCTAATAAGCCACATAACTCGTTTGGGCAACTGTTTTATATACTTACTTAAAATCACTATCGTTGCACCTTGTAAGACAGCAGACAATAGATGGACAATCGCGTCAGCTTTATACACCAATTGCTCTTCAAGCAAGGAATACTTTGAAGATAAATACACTATAAAAAGGGTCACTAATACAAATAATAAAGAACTGCCATATGTATAAATTCGATAATTCATCGTTAAGCGTTTTTTTTGCTTTAAAATAATAAATAGAAAACCGATTGATAAGCACAAACGCATTACTATATGTAAAAACATTTCCATATATTGTGTTTCAGCCATTGGATTTTGAGCGGTAACCATGCTCACCAATTCCAACAAAGCTATGATAAAAAATAAATTACCTATGTATAATGTTTGATTTGATAATAAATGTGAAAAAACGAGCCAAGATTGAATAGCGATTGCCATTGTAAAAACAATAATTAGTGTTTGTATAATCAAATTCAAACATATGTAGCTTTCTTCCTTAAAAATACCAAACATCTGATTACTTAAACCTAATAGTGGAATGACTAGCAATAATGGTAATACTATATACCAAATCTCTTTCTTTTCTATCTCTAATTGATCCAACCATTTCTCCAACAGAAACCCTCCATACCAATATATATCTTTTAAATTAGATAGGTAATTTTACCTATCTAACGGAAATATAGAATTAAAAATTGTATTTTTTTTTGACTTCTTACAGATGATAGCATTTTTATTGGAAGTTGTATGCAAATATTAAAAGTATGCTAATATTCATTTTATTTTGATATTAGCATACTTTTGCTGCTTTATCGCTCTATTCGTCTATAGAAGATAGCAGCTTACGGAGCTTAATCATTATTCTTGTACGTCTTTTTTTTACTGCAGCCTCAGATAAACATAGTTCTTTAGCTATTTCCGAGTAACTATAACCTTCTACATAGAAAAGTAGTAGTATTTTTCTTTCTTCAAATTTTAAATGAGACATAATACATTCTATAAGAACAGGATTTCTTTCACTCATTTCATGATCTCGAATATAATTTATCGTTTCATTATCCATAGGTGTGTTCATATTTTCAAAACTCTTTTCCTTTGAAAGTTCTTTTAAAATTTCTCCTTTAACGGTTGTATAAATATAAGCGGAAAATAGCCCTTTTGATGGGTCCGCTTTATGCCAAGCCTCCCACACGGCTATGGATGCTATATGACGATAATACTCAAAATCCTTATAAATTTGGCACTTTAACAAAATCGACGTTATCATCGGCTGGACTAATTCTAATACTTCATCAAAAGGTTGTTCAGGTGATAGCTTTTGATTATTACGCTGTATTGTCATCCTATTTTCC of Lysinibacillus agricola contains these proteins:
- a CDS encoding bifunctional diguanylate cyclase/phosphodiesterase, with product MVLPLLLVIPLLGLSNQMFGIFKEESYICLNLIIQTLIIVFTMAIAIQSWLVFSHLLSNQTLYIGNLFFIIALLELVSMVTAQNPMAETQYMEMFLHIVMRLCLSIGFLFIILKQKKRLTMNYRIYTYGSSLLFVLVTLFIVYLSSKYSLLEEQLVYKADAIVHLLSAVLQGATIVILSKYIKQLPKRVMWLISAAIYLIISDIFFIIIKDWESIWGFSALIYQFFAFYFFLKAIYYTTVEKPYQQLLKIKQDLEQSQQELLFQAYHDDITQLPNEHLLLKTLKEDLNANNHQKAIIAIEIDRLAAIRSSIGISYSNKMMKLVAERIQAILPPHYFATKLREGQFIIYVNHVKTCEELLQFCLNLKSAMQKPLQVQLFSLNGNLNIGIALHEEDCSDEEFLMHAQLAMREASQIPQRFLFYKPYMSNGIADRILIEQELHKALANEEFYLDFQPQVNLKTGKIESVEALVRWRHPTRGFVSPELFIPIAEESGLIIPLGKWILETACSQAKTWEEQGLPPMKVAVNLSLGQLFQQDLVQMVQEILQRTNLEPKYLQLEITESMTMNIDQMTQLLHELKALGIQIAVDDFGTGYSSLSYLKDFPIDCLKIDRTFVRNIQHNPNDEALVSMILSMAKHLRLKVVAEGIEEVEQLAFLIDGDCDYIQGYLFSKPISAEQISNNFKDLHNRASDILTKLKYKEDYII
- a CDS encoding sigma-70 family RNA polymerase sigma factor; protein product: MTIQRNNQKLSPEQPFDEVLELVQPMITSILLKCQIYKDFEYYRHIASIAVWEAWHKADPSKGLFSAYIYTTVKGEILKELSKEKSFENMNTPMDNETINYIRDHEMSERNPVLIECIMSHLKFEERKILLLFYVEGYSYSEIAKELCLSEAAVKKRRTRIMIKLRKLLSSIDE